In a genomic window of Leptospira broomii serovar Hurstbridge str. 5399:
- a CDS encoding helix-turn-helix transcriptional regulator codes for MKNSLYIWDCHVLFAAWEETSAMHSLYAASILISVERPARLFLPNEPAIEFTGVFIPPNQMYREMAKQTHVLNLNIDPDSLLFERIAGSLNAGIQVFDSNKIPNLSEIVKKAMSEDTTDAEAFIILQNLVNTIFGSILPYKESKALDNRVMTVVNHLHSLAHIPHPQEIKLGHLAKLVNLSEDRFRHLFKETLFISVRKYLLNLRLKVAAKNMHRCSNLTEAAHIAGFSDSAHFSRTFRTTYGHRPSVVFRKSKRTRIRSIDESLTGI; via the coding sequence ATGAAGAATTCCCTGTATATTTGGGACTGCCATGTTTTATTTGCAGCTTGGGAAGAAACAAGCGCGATGCATAGTCTATATGCCGCGTCCATACTCATTTCAGTAGAAAGACCCGCTCGCCTTTTCCTTCCGAACGAACCTGCAATCGAGTTCACGGGCGTTTTCATTCCGCCTAATCAAATGTATCGCGAAATGGCTAAGCAAACCCACGTTTTGAATTTAAATATAGATCCGGATTCGCTGCTCTTCGAAAGGATCGCAGGTAGTTTAAATGCGGGGATTCAAGTCTTTGACTCTAACAAAATTCCGAATCTGTCGGAAATCGTAAAGAAAGCCATGTCGGAGGACACCACTGACGCTGAAGCATTTATCATATTACAGAATTTAGTTAATACGATTTTCGGATCGATTTTACCTTATAAAGAATCGAAAGCTTTGGATAATCGGGTTATGACGGTCGTGAATCATTTACATTCACTTGCGCACATACCGCATCCTCAAGAAATCAAACTCGGACATCTAGCTAAGCTAGTAAACTTATCCGAAGATAGATTCAGACATTTATTCAAAGAAACCCTTTTCATTTCCGTTAGAAAATACTTATTAAATTTAAGGCTCAAAGTAGCCGCCAAGAATATGCATAGATGTTCGAATCTAACCGAAGCGGCTCATATTGCGGGCTTTTCCGACTCCGCTCATTTTAGCAGAACATTCAGAACGACGTACGGTCATAGACCTTCAGTCGTTTTTCGAAAATCAAAACGAACTCGCATTCGATCAATCGACGAATCATTGACGGGAATTTGA